A region of the Canis aureus isolate CA01 chromosome 5, VMU_Caureus_v.1.0, whole genome shotgun sequence genome:
CAGCCTTGGCTAATgatccttctctttatttttctttagccaGGACTTAAGGCACACCAGCACCAAGAACTCCACCTTATCAACTGTGCAGTGATAACCGTACCTCCGAGTCCTCGTGACCTCTCCAAACTGCACTCACTCTCCCAGAATTCATTCTAATGGTTTGCCTGAAACATCAGAGTTTTCACTCAAAGTTATAGCCAAGAACGCCTAGAGCTGAGCAGCTCATTACTCTGAAAGGACAAGATTTTAAAGTATCTTGTGGAAATTCTATCTCATGTTGACTATTTCACGTGGGTTTCACCTGTAGGCTTTATTCCAGGAAATAGGAATTCCGAGAATGCACATCACCTCGGGTTGAGTGActtgaaaaagtctgaaaagtCAATATGACAAATTTAACTATTGCCCTGTGTTTTTAACGTGTCACTGAGAAGAGTTTTTAATACAGGGAAGACACAGAATAAAACACTGAAATCAACCTCCAACCTAAGAAGTCATCTTCCGCCATTACTAGGGGAACAAAGGCGCGGACGCGTGGGGGCTGACCTGCCCTGGGCTGCCACACCTGCCCCGGGGGCCTGCCAGGCTCTCGCTGTCCCACTGCCAGGCTCTCAGCGCTCCCTCCTCGTCTTTCTTCAGAATCTGGCCTGTTTATTTTATCCTATGTCTGGAGACGGgagtgggctgggggtgggggtgggggacataaGGCATCTTAAAAGGAGTACGGTGTCGTGTTTTTGCTTTAACCAATGAGGCaacttttttcaaattaaaacacacaaaaagaaagcATGAATAATAAAAGCATGCTCAATTACTATAACTACAGTCTCTGTGACTCCAGTCACAGAAGTATTAAACAAGATTGCGATGTGGTTTCAACGAACTCGGTGATCCAACCTTAACCATAAAGCAATGATCTATGATCTGGAAATAATACAAGTGGCACTGAGAAATTACCCAAGATATGAAGGAAGTGTGAGAGGATTTCATCTTTTCACAAGAGGGTACCTTTGAGAGCTTCTCATGGTCTCAAATTCAACTCGCAATCGGCCCTATTCAAGAAACGGTACCACTCGGTGAGTCCTAGGACTGACACAAAAGCTGGGAATTCAGGTCTGAGGCAGCCAAAGCAGTGACCCTTCTTCGTGCCTCCAACCGAACCAACAGCTACTTCCTTTAAACGCTTATGTCAAAATTctacaggaaaaaggaaaaaaacagccaTTGGGCAAGAATATTGTTTTCTTCCAACCGTCTTCCCCCCCGCGCTTGTCAGCTCGGACTTCCTGTAGCCCTGGAAGCCTCGGCTTACCTGAAGTCCTTCAGCTCCTGCTTGCCACCGCTGTCCTCCCTCCTGCTGTCACCCGGGTCGGCAGCGGCTGCCAGCTGGAGGCTTCGGGTGACCGGCCCCCCACTCCGTTCTCTAGATTTTACATTGAACCGGTCTGTTCTTTTCTTACTGGCCAGAGCGGATTTGCTCTGCAAGACGGCCTTGCTCTTCTGTACCCTCACGTGCAGGCTCCGGGACGTCTTGCTCGAGAGCTGAGCGGAGTGACTCTTGGCCACAGCTTTGGGCTTCTTCCCATCGACATGCGTTATTCTGGCCATCCGGATAGGGCTCGAGTTCCTCAAGGAGGAGCTGGGCTTCTTGGACTTCACCGAAGCTGCAAATTTGACATTCTGCTTGGACCTGAAGGACGAGGACGGCAGCGGGCCTGGCGCAGGGCCGGAGCTGCGCGCTCGGGTCTTGCCCAGAGGAGCCTGCACGCTCTGCATCTTAATCTCCGCGTCTGCAGTCCGGCGCCGGTGGCCGCTGCCGTTTCTGTCACTGCCGGCAGATGACGCGTGTCCACCTTTCTTGGATGAAGGCGACACTTTTTTTTTGGACGGGGAGAGCGGCTTTTTGGGACAGCTGAAGGCGGCGTGTTTATTCAGGCTCCCGATGTACGTGAACTCCCTGTTACAGTAGGGGCAGATGTGCGAGGACGACTCACAGGCGGTTTTGAAGTCGGCCTTCTGCTTCGCAGATTTGTTCTTTTGAAGGATTGCTTTCTGGACAAGCTGGTTCTTTTTCTTCAATGCGTTTAGTTTGAGCTTGTTCGAGGACATTTTGCTGAGCTCGACGCTGAAGTTCAGTCTTTTGGGCTGTCCCATCCGTCTGAAGGCGTTCTTCCCCGAGTTGTCTAAAACCACCACACCGTTTTTGGGCTGTACAGTCTGTTTTAAGGGGACTGGGTTTTTCTTGGGGGTATACCTCTTCTTGTCACTGGCAGAAGCACACGCCAAGATGTGTTTGTGTAACTCTGGCATGTTGTCAACACCTTTCCCACACTTTGTGCAGCGAATGGCAGTGGTGAACGTCTGTGGAATATTGTGGGTAGTGAAATTTGTGGCCGTCACGCCGATGCCCATAGGGTTTCGGTGATGGTACTGAAATGGGGGTGGCTTAAAGCTCGGGTAATGCTGATTGAGGCCCAGCCGGACATCTGGGTCTTTCGTCTTTATGCCAGAAGCCATTATTTTTATGGTCGTGTAAAGCTCTTCAGAGGAATCATTAagctcctcctcttcttttgatGCTTCTAAAGGATCTTCCGGCAAACTCTGCATATGCTCTCTGTGGGCCTTGCTGGGATCAGTGAAGTTCTGGGGCCTCAGCGTGTCACTTTCAAACTCATGGTGGGTGCACACCTTGTCTGGGTGAAGATCTCGCTGGTGCTGCTGCAAAttgcacagaaatgcaaattcctttTTACACACCGAACACACAAAGATATTCCCAACTCCATGAAGCAAGAAGCGATGCTCTGACAGGTCAGTTTTAGCCTTAAAAAGCTGCACACAAAATTCACATTTGAAGGGCCATTCTTCAGCATGGACAGATAAATGTTTGGTTAGATctttaatggaaagaaaaggcGATTCACAGACATTGCAGACAAAGTTTTTGTTGAATGTTTCCTGAACAATCTCCTGTTCGACTGCAGACTGGGGTTCCTCCCTGGGTTTCAGATCATCATTCTCTAGTTCCTCCTGCTTGAAAGTAATCATGGGGAGAGAAGCTTCCAGATTATCCCCAGAGGAAACAACAGATGATACAGCTGAGAGCGGTGGCGgcgagggggaagaggaggaagacgaagaggagaaggaagacgAGGAAGACGAAGACGACGACGAGGAAAGGGTTGGGGGTCCCGGCGAAGCAGCAGAGGTGAGCGGCTCCACGGAAGGAATGGGAGAGGGTGACGGAGACACTGTCGGGGAGAGAATGGGAAGCGGGGACTGCACGGTGGCATTTGAGAGCGGAGAGGGACACGGATGGGGAGACGCCTCAGAAGAGGGGGCCGGAAGAGGGACGGTGGGAAGGAGTGGAGGCGGTGGCGTGGCAACAGTCAACACGGGAGGACAGGCTGGGGGGGAAGAGGGGTGTGTTGGGATCAAGAGAGGAGGCAGCTGcccagaagaaagggaagaggccTGTAGGGCAGGCGAGGAAGGAGAGACATCAGGTGGGGACTCAACCACAGGGGCAGATAAACTCGAGTCCGGGCCAAGGCCAGGGTCTGGCTGGGGGTCCAGGGATTGACAAGGACTCGGGCTCCGGGTCACATCTGCAGTATTCTCTACAGGTACATCAATGCCATTGTATTCGTTGAGAAGAACCTTCTGCAGCATGCAGGTggttggcttctttttctttacagCACTGCAGGCTGGCTGCACCAGATGGTTTTCTTTGAACTCCTTGCCTTCAGAGTCGCCACAAGGCTTCTTATGCACACTGAGATCTAATACAGATTCCCACTGGACCGGAGTCTTGCCCGTACCCTCAGCCTTCTGTTTCACACCGCTGGATAAATCCAGTGGCTGCTGGTTGCACACATTGCTAAAAGCAGAACTGGCTGCCCACTCCTTAGATACTTTATATTCGTCGAAGCATGGTGGGCTCacagtttctctctcctctctcccagaTAAACTCCACACAGGTGAGTTGCTATGACTCTCTAATTTGGGCTTTTTGGAACCTAGAACTCCATCACTCCATGCTGCTTTGCCTTCGCTTTGCTTTCCAAAGTCTCGAAGGGCAGGACTATGTTGTGGGGAACTGGGTGGAGAGCTGGTCCGCCGCTTAAACCTACTCGAGGTTACGGGGAGCATCGATGCTGGAGCAGACACACAAACAGGCCCTAACTTCGGTATTTCAGTGGCTGAAATGCCCCCAGGAGGAGTTAGCTTGTCCTGGGTCTGAAGAAGCTGTTTGAGCTTCGATGACAAGTACACATTTTTCTCCTTGTGGAAAGACACCGCCTCTGACGTGGATATGCTGAGAGGCAGTAAGGAACACGAGGGCACCGAGGGGTCAGGCTCTGTCTCAGCTTTGATTTTCGGTAGTGCGGGAGGACTTGCCGTTCTTCGCTTCTTGGACTCACTGTTGGTGCCCCCAGAAGGCTCCTTAGGAAGATCCTCTGCTATGGAGGCCTGTGCCGTCTTTACATTTTGGGTGATCTCCACCGTAACTGGAGTAAGCAGACAATTTATCCCATACAAGTCCGCCGAGCTGGACTCCATCTCGATGACATCACAGTTACTCGTGCTGCTGCTGGTCTGAATTTTGCCATCAATATAGAACTTTAAGTTTTCAGAGATATTGCTGGAGATATCCATGATGTACACGTCATCTGCCTCCCCGTCCTCCTCCGGCTCCGTGCTAGGCACGTAGACACTCTGGGCAGGTGGGGCCTGCTCGGCAGGGGGGTGTGGCTCCTCCAGGAGGCCCCCTTTCCGCCGCACGCCCTTGGGAATCAGATGGCGCTCGTGGACTCTGCGCTGATGCCGCCTCATGTTAGTATGTGTTCCAAAAACCTTCTTACAGTATTTGCACGGATGAAGCTCTTTAACTTCCCCATTCTCTTCCACAACAGAAGAACCGACGCTTTCCTGGGGAGCTTTCTCTGAATGCAGGAGCAGAGAGTCTTGCCCGAGACTGGAAGGCGGCGAGTCCTCTTTCGCAGCAACACTGTCTCCGGGTCCTCTGCCATCAGCGGGGTCCTCGGATGGCTGTAGAGGGAGGCTGGGCTTCCGCTTCAGCCCCGCCTCGTGGCGCCGCTCGTGCCGCCTCCTGTTGATCTGTGTGCCGAATGCTTTCCCGCAGTACTTGCACTTGAAAGCATGATTGACCGTGGATATGTGGATGTGCATGTGACGTTCCAGCCCC
Encoded here:
- the PRDM2 gene encoding PR domain zinc finger protein 2 isoform X7; its protein translation is MRDSAEGPKEEDEKPSASAVEQTAVLQEAASQDVLPELVVPPTTCEPHTEPDEKPEATNCEVNDLEEEEEEEEDEDDELEEEGEEEADMPNESSVKEPEIRCDEKPEDLLEEPKHVSKETLVGSLELPPVTRTPRAKEEANGDIFETFLFPCQHCERKFTTKQGLERHMHIHISTVNHAFKCKYCGKAFGTQINRRRHERRHEAGLKRKPSLPLQPSEDPADGRGPGDSVAAKEDSPPSSLGQDSLLLHSEKAPQESVGSSVVEENGEVKELHPCKYCKKVFGTHTNMRRHQRRVHERHLIPKGVRRKGGLLEEPHPPAEQAPPAQSVYVPSTEPEEDGEADDVYIMDISSNISENLKFYIDGKIQTSSSTSNCDVIEMESSSADLYGINCLLTPVTVEITQNVKTAQASIAEDLPKEPSGGTNSESKKRRTASPPALPKIKAETEPDPSVPSCSLLPLSISTSEAVSFHKEKNVYLSSKLKQLLQTQDKLTPPGGISATEIPKLGPVCVSAPASMLPVTSSRFKRRTSSPPSSPQHSPALRDFGKQSEGKAAWSDGVLGSKKPKLESHSNSPVWSLSGREERETVSPPCFDEYKVSKEWAASSAFSNVCNQQPLDLSSGVKQKAEGTGKTPVQWESVLDLSVHKKPCGDSEGKEFKENHLVQPACSAVKKKKPTTCMLQKVLLNEYNGIDVPVENTADVTRSPSPCQSLDPQPDPGLGPDSSLSAPVVESPPDVSPSSPALQASSLSSGQLPPLLIPTHPSSPPACPPVLTVATPPPPLLPTVPLPAPSSEASPHPCPSPLSNATVQSPLPILSPTVSPSPSPIPSVEPLTSAASPGPPTLSSSSSSSSSSSFSSSSSSSSPSPPPLSAVSSVVSSGDNLEASLPMITFKQEELENDDLKPREEPQSAVEQEIVQETFNKNFVCNVCESPFLSIKDLTKHLSVHAEEWPFKCEFCVQLFKAKTDLSEHRFLLHGVGNIFVCSVCKKEFAFLCNLQQHQRDLHPDKVCTHHEFESDTLRPQNFTDPSKAHREHMQSLPEDPLEASKEEEELNDSSEELYTTIKIMASGIKTKDPDVRLGLNQHYPSFKPPPFQYHHRNPMGIGVTATNFTTHNIPQTFTTAIRCTKCGKGVDNMPELHKHILACASASDKKRYTPKKNPVPLKQTVQPKNGVVVLDNSGKNAFRRMGQPKRLNFSVELSKMSSNKLKLNALKKKNQLVQKAILQKNKSAKQKADFKTACESSSHICPYCNREFTYIGSLNKHAAFSCPKKPLSPSKKKVSPSSKKGGHASSAGSDRNGSGHRRRTADAEIKMQSVQAPLGKTRARSSGPAPGPLPSSSFRSKQNVKFAASVKSKKPSSSLRNSSPIRMARITHVDGKKPKAVAKSHSAQLSSKTSRSLHVRVQKSKAVLQSKSALASKKRTDRFNVKSRERSGGPVTRSLQLAAAADPGDSRREDSGGKQELKDFSWKEPRVEILGRERSDRGSDGGWRLDGSVAAGDAQQRNPGPVLKAEPRGLSLSESSKPRVTPWKRPRPLTDPQSCCFQGAEEPRVTSYSLRLASRCPPPAAPYVTRQCRNVKATAAAQFQGPLFKE
- the PRDM2 gene encoding PR domain zinc finger protein 2 isoform X2 translates to MNQDTEPFAAAESLAEVPEHVLRGLPEEVRLFPSAVDKTRIGVWATKPILKGKKFGPFVGDKKKRSQVKNNVYMWEVYYPNLGWMCIDATDPEKGNWLRYVNWACSGEEQNLFPLEINRAIYYKTLKPIAPGEELLVWYNGEDNPEIAAAIEEERASARSKRSSPKSRKGPKEEDEKPSASAVEQTAVLQEAASQDVLPELVVPPTTCEPHTEPDEKPEATNCEVNDLEEEEEEEEDEDDELEEEGEEEADMPNESSVKEPEIRCDEKPEDLLEEPKHVSKETLVGSLELPPVTRTPRAKEEANGDIFETFLFPCQHCERKFTTKQGLERHMHIHISTVNHAFKCKYCGKAFGTQINRRRHERRHEAGLKRKPSLPLQPSEDPADGRGPGDSVAAKEDSPPSSLGQDSLLLHSEKAPQESVGSSVVEENGEVKELHPCKYCKKVFGTHTNMRRHQRRVHERHLIPKGVRRKGGLLEEPHPPAEQAPPAQSVYVPSTEPEEDGEADDVYIMDISSNISENLKFYIDGKIQTSSSTSNCDVIEMESSSADLYGINCLLTPVTVEITQNVKTAQASIAEDLPKEPSGGTNSESKKRRTASPPALPKIKAETEPDPSVPSCSLLPLSISTSEAVSFHKEKNVYLSSKLKQLLQTQDKLTPPGGISATEIPKLGPVCVSAPASMLPVTSSRFKRRTSSPPSSPQHSPALRDFGKQSEGKAAWSDGVLGSKKPKLESHSNSPVWSLSGREERETVSPPCFDEYKVSKEWAASSAFSNVCNQQPLDLSSGVKQKAEGTGKTPVQWESVLDLSVHKKPCGDSEGKEFKENHLVQPACSAVKKKKPTTCMLQKVLLNEYNGIDVPVENTADVTRSPSPCQSLDPQPDPGLGPDSSLSAPVVESPPDVSPSSPALQASSLSSGQLPPLLIPTHPSSPPACPPVLTVATPPPPLLPTVPLPAPSSEASPHPCPSPLSNATVQSPLPILSPTVSPSPSPIPSVEPLTSAASPGPPTLSSSSSSSSSSSFSSSSSSSSPSPPPLSAVSSVVSSGDNLEASLPMITFKQEELENDDLKPREEPQSAVEQEIVQETFNKNFVCNVCESPFLSIKDLTKHLSVHAEEWPFKCEFCVQLFKAKTDLSEHRFLLHGVGNIFVCSVCKKEFAFLCNLQQHQRDLHPDKVCTHHEFESDTLRPQNFTDPSKAHREHMQSLPEDPLEASKEEEELNDSSEELYTTIKIMASGIKTKDPDVRLGLNQHYPSFKPPPFQYHHRNPMGIGVTATNFTTHNIPQTFTTAIRCTKCGKGVDNMPELHKHILACASASDKKRYTPKKNPVPLKQTVQPKNGVVVLDNSGKNAFRRMGQPKRLNFSVELSKMSSNKLKLNALKKKNQLVQKAILQKNKSAKQKADFKTACESSSHICPYCNREFTYIGSLNKHAAFSCPKKPLSPSKKKVSPSSKKGGHASSAGSDRNGSGHRRRTADAEIKMQSVQAPLGKTRARSSGPAPGPLPSSSFRSKQNVKFAASVKSKKPSSSLRNSSPIRMARITHVDGKKPKAVAKSHSAQLSSKTSRSLHVRVQKSKAVLQSKSALASKKRTDRFNVKSRERSGGPVTRSLQLAAAADPGDSRREDSGGKQELKDFSWKEPRVEILGRERSDRGSDGGWRLDGSVAAGDAQQRNPGPVLKAEPRGLSLSESSKPRVTPWKRPRPLTDPQSCCFQGAEEPRVTSYSLRLASRCPPPAAPYVTRQCRNVKATAAAQFQGPLFKE
- the PRDM2 gene encoding PR domain zinc finger protein 2 isoform X1; translation: MNQDTEPFAAAESLAEVPEHVLRGLPEEVRLFPSAVDKTRIGVWATKPILKGKKFGPFVGDKKKRSQVKNNVYMWEVYYPNLGWMCIDATDPEKGNWLRYVNWACSGEEQNLFPLEINRAIYYKTLKPIAPGEELLVWYNGEDNPEIAAAIEEERASARSKRSSPKSRKGKKKSQESKNKANKTDDLQLKTGEPDSASANMRDSAEGPKEEDEKPSASAVEQTAVLQEAASQDVLPELVVPPTTCEPHTEPDEKPEATNCEVNDLEEEEEEEEDEDDELEEEGEEEADMPNESSVKEPEIRCDEKPEDLLEEPKHVSKETLVGSLELPPVTRTPRAKEEANGDIFETFLFPCQHCERKFTTKQGLERHMHIHISTVNHAFKCKYCGKAFGTQINRRRHERRHEAGLKRKPSLPLQPSEDPADGRGPGDSVAAKEDSPPSSLGQDSLLLHSEKAPQESVGSSVVEENGEVKELHPCKYCKKVFGTHTNMRRHQRRVHERHLIPKGVRRKGGLLEEPHPPAEQAPPAQSVYVPSTEPEEDGEADDVYIMDISSNISENLKFYIDGKIQTSSSTSNCDVIEMESSSADLYGINCLLTPVTVEITQNVKTAQASIAEDLPKEPSGGTNSESKKRRTASPPALPKIKAETEPDPSVPSCSLLPLSISTSEAVSFHKEKNVYLSSKLKQLLQTQDKLTPPGGISATEIPKLGPVCVSAPASMLPVTSSRFKRRTSSPPSSPQHSPALRDFGKQSEGKAAWSDGVLGSKKPKLESHSNSPVWSLSGREERETVSPPCFDEYKVSKEWAASSAFSNVCNQQPLDLSSGVKQKAEGTGKTPVQWESVLDLSVHKKPCGDSEGKEFKENHLVQPACSAVKKKKPTTCMLQKVLLNEYNGIDVPVENTADVTRSPSPCQSLDPQPDPGLGPDSSLSAPVVESPPDVSPSSPALQASSLSSGQLPPLLIPTHPSSPPACPPVLTVATPPPPLLPTVPLPAPSSEASPHPCPSPLSNATVQSPLPILSPTVSPSPSPIPSVEPLTSAASPGPPTLSSSSSSSSSSSFSSSSSSSSPSPPPLSAVSSVVSSGDNLEASLPMITFKQEELENDDLKPREEPQSAVEQEIVQETFNKNFVCNVCESPFLSIKDLTKHLSVHAEEWPFKCEFCVQLFKAKTDLSEHRFLLHGVGNIFVCSVCKKEFAFLCNLQQHQRDLHPDKVCTHHEFESDTLRPQNFTDPSKAHREHMQSLPEDPLEASKEEEELNDSSEELYTTIKIMASGIKTKDPDVRLGLNQHYPSFKPPPFQYHHRNPMGIGVTATNFTTHNIPQTFTTAIRCTKCGKGVDNMPELHKHILACASASDKKRYTPKKNPVPLKQTVQPKNGVVVLDNSGKNAFRRMGQPKRLNFSVELSKMSSNKLKLNALKKKNQLVQKAILQKNKSAKQKADFKTACESSSHICPYCNREFTYIGSLNKHAAFSCPKKPLSPSKKKVSPSSKKGGHASSAGSDRNGSGHRRRTADAEIKMQSVQAPLGKTRARSSGPAPGPLPSSSFRSKQNVKFAASVKSKKPSSSLRNSSPIRMARITHVDGKKPKAVAKSHSAQLSSKTSRSLHVRVQKSKAVLQSKSALASKKRTDRFNVKSRERSGGPVTRSLQLAAAADPGDSRREDSGGKQELKDFSWKEPRVEILGRERSDRGSDGGWRLDGSVAAGDAQQRNPGPVLKAEPRGLSLSESSKPRVTPWKRPRPLTDPQSCCFQGAEEPRVTSYSLRLASRCPPPAAPYVTRQCRNVKATAAAQFQGPLFKE
- the PRDM2 gene encoding PR domain zinc finger protein 2 isoform X5, which produces MNQDTEPFAAAESLAEVPEHVLRGLPEEVRLFPSAVDKTRIGVWATKPILKGKKFGPFVGDKKKRSQVKNNVYMWEVYYPNLGWMCIDATDPEKGNWLRYVNWACSGEEQNLFPLEINRAIYYKTLKPIAPGEELLVWYNGEDNPEIAAAIEEERASARSKRSSPKSRKGKKKSQESKNKANKTDDLQLKTGEPDSASANMRDSAEGPKEEDEKPSASAVEQTAVLQEAASQDVLPELVVPPTTCEPHTEPDEKPEATNCEVNDLEEEEEEEEDEDDELEEEGEEEADMPNESSVKEPEIRCDEKPEDLLEEPKHVSKETLVGSLELPPVTRTPRAKEEANGDIFETFLFPCQHCERKFTTKQGLERHMHIHISTVNHAFKCKYCGKAFGTQINRRRHERRHEAGLKRKPSLPLQPSEDPADGRGPGDSVAAKEDSPPSSLGQDSLLLHSEKAPQESVGSSVVEENGEVKELHPCKYCKKVFGTHTNMRRHQRRVHERHLIPKGVRRKGGLLEEPHPPAEQAPPAQSVYVPSTEPEEDGEADDVYIMDISSNISENLKFYIDGKIQTSSSTSNCDVIEMESSSADLYGINCLLTPVTVEITQNVKTAQASIAEDLPKEPSGGTNSESKKRRTASPPALPKIKAETEPDPSVPSCSLLPLSISTSEAVSFHKEKNVYLSSKLKQLLQTQDKLTPPGGISATEIPKLGPVCVSAPASMLPVTSSRFKRRTSSPPSSPQHSPALRDFGKQSEGKAAWSDGVLGSKKPKLESHSNSPVWSLSGREERETVSPPCFDEYKVSKEWAASSAFSNVCNQQPLDLSSGVKQKAEGTGKTPVQWESVLDLSVHKKPCGDSEGKEFKENHLVQPACSAVKKKKPTTCMLQKVLLNEYNGIDVPVENTADVTRSPSPCQSLDPQPDPGLGPDSSLSAPVVESPPDVSPSSPALQASSLSSGQLPPLLIPTHPSSPPACPPVLTVATPPPPLLPTVPLPAPSSEASPHPCPSPLSNATVQSPLPILSPTVSPSPSPIPSVEPLTSAASPGPPTLSSSSSSSSSSSFSSSSSSSSPSPPPLSAVSSVVSSGDNLEASLPMITFKQEELENDDLKPREEPQSAVEQEIVQETFNKNFVCNVCESPFLSIKDLTKHLSVHAEEWPFKCEFCVQLFKAKTDLSEHRFLLHGVGNIFVCSVCKKEFAFLCNLQQHQRDLHPDKVCTHHEFESDTLRPQNFTDPSKAHREHMQSLPEDPLEASKEEEELNDSSEELYTTIKIMASGIKTKDPDVRLGLNQHYPSFKPPPFQYHHRNPMGIGVTATNFTTHNIPQTFTTAIRCTKCGKGVDNMPELHKHILACASASDKKRYTPKKNPVPLKQTVQPKNGVVVLDNSGKNAFRRMGQPKRLNFSVELSKMSSNKLKLNALKKKNQLVQKAILQKNKSAKQKADFKTACESSSHICPYCNREFTYIGSLNKHAAFSCPKKPLSPSKKKVSPSSKKGGHASSAGSDRNGSGHRRRTADAEIKMQSVQAPLGKTRARSSGPAPGPLPSSSFRSKQNVKFAASVKSKKPSSSLRNSSPIRMARITHVDGKKPKAVAKSHSAQLSSKTSRSLHVRVQKSKAVLQSKSALASKKRTDRFNVKSRERSGGPVTRSLQLAAAADPGDSRREDSGGKQELKDFRILT
- the PRDM2 gene encoding PR domain zinc finger protein 2 isoform X6; translation: MWEVYYPNLGWMCIDATDPEKGNWLRYVNWACSGEEQNLFPLEINRAIYYKTLKPIAPGEELLVWYNGEDNPEIAAAIEEERASARSKRSSPKSRKGKKKSQESKNKANKTDDLQLKTGEPDSASANMRDSAEGPKEEDEKPSASAVEQTAVLQEAASQDVLPELVVPPTTCEPHTEPDEKPEATNCEVNDLEEEEEEEEDEDDELEEEGEEEADMPNESSVKEPEIRCDEKPEDLLEEPKHVSKETLVGSLELPPVTRTPRAKEEANGDIFETFLFPCQHCERKFTTKQGLERHMHIHISTVNHAFKCKYCGKAFGTQINRRRHERRHEAGLKRKPSLPLQPSEDPADGRGPGDSVAAKEDSPPSSLGQDSLLLHSEKAPQESVGSSVVEENGEVKELHPCKYCKKVFGTHTNMRRHQRRVHERHLIPKGVRRKGGLLEEPHPPAEQAPPAQSVYVPSTEPEEDGEADDVYIMDISSNISENLKFYIDGKIQTSSSTSNCDVIEMESSSADLYGINCLLTPVTVEITQNVKTAQASIAEDLPKEPSGGTNSESKKRRTASPPALPKIKAETEPDPSVPSCSLLPLSISTSEAVSFHKEKNVYLSSKLKQLLQTQDKLTPPGGISATEIPKLGPVCVSAPASMLPVTSSRFKRRTSSPPSSPQHSPALRDFGKQSEGKAAWSDGVLGSKKPKLESHSNSPVWSLSGREERETVSPPCFDEYKVSKEWAASSAFSNVCNQQPLDLSSGVKQKAEGTGKTPVQWESVLDLSVHKKPCGDSEGKEFKENHLVQPACSAVKKKKPTTCMLQKVLLNEYNGIDVPVENTADVTRSPSPCQSLDPQPDPGLGPDSSLSAPVVESPPDVSPSSPALQASSLSSGQLPPLLIPTHPSSPPACPPVLTVATPPPPLLPTVPLPAPSSEASPHPCPSPLSNATVQSPLPILSPTVSPSPSPIPSVEPLTSAASPGPPTLSSSSSSSSSSSFSSSSSSSSPSPPPLSAVSSVVSSGDNLEASLPMITFKQEELENDDLKPREEPQSAVEQEIVQETFNKNFVCNVCESPFLSIKDLTKHLSVHAEEWPFKCEFCVQLFKAKTDLSEHRFLLHGVGNIFVCSVCKKEFAFLCNLQQHQRDLHPDKVCTHHEFESDTLRPQNFTDPSKAHREHMQSLPEDPLEASKEEEELNDSSEELYTTIKIMASGIKTKDPDVRLGLNQHYPSFKPPPFQYHHRNPMGIGVTATNFTTHNIPQTFTTAIRCTKCGKGVDNMPELHKHILACASASDKKRYTPKKNPVPLKQTVQPKNGVVVLDNSGKNAFRRMGQPKRLNFSVELSKMSSNKLKLNALKKKNQLVQKAILQKNKSAKQKADFKTACESSSHICPYCNREFTYIGSLNKHAAFSCPKKPLSPSKKKVSPSSKKGGHASSAGSDRNGSGHRRRTADAEIKMQSVQAPLGKTRARSSGPAPGPLPSSSFRSKQNVKFAASVKSKKPSSSLRNSSPIRMARITHVDGKKPKAVAKSHSAQLSSKTSRSLHVRVQKSKAVLQSKSALASKKRTDRFNVKSRERSGGPVTRSLQLAAAADPGDSRREDSGGKQELKDFSWKEPRVEILGRERSDRGSDGGWRLDGSVAAGDAQQRNPGPVLKAEPRGLSLSESSKPRVTPWKRPRPLTDPQSCCFQGAEEPRVTSYSLRLASRCPPPAAPYVTRQCRNVKATAAAQFQGPLFKE